The proteins below are encoded in one region of Bdellovibrio bacteriovorus:
- a CDS encoding MotA/TolQ/ExbB proton channel family protein: MMAFLKFMNDSGFVGWCILVVGIGSLVLVAERARALYKEYGMNVEEFMGKIQNMILAKKLDEALLLCAQLEGKPLAKAFKTIIEKADRDDDTIFQAHDIALSENIPLYTKRLHYLSMLANVATLLGLLGTIHGLILSFQAVATADPAQKQALLAHGISVSMYTTALGLAVAIPAMVFFSFLTARQNQLIEQMSEKCSKLTELLTSAHIPNLTRQNVFPDHVAAPMATPPSPGTKVS, from the coding sequence ATGATGGCATTCTTAAAGTTCATGAATGATTCCGGCTTTGTCGGCTGGTGTATTCTAGTAGTTGGTATCGGTTCTTTAGTTCTTGTAGCGGAACGCGCACGCGCTCTTTATAAAGAGTACGGCATGAACGTTGAAGAATTCATGGGTAAAATCCAGAACATGATCCTGGCTAAAAAACTTGATGAAGCTTTACTTCTTTGTGCTCAACTTGAAGGTAAACCTCTGGCAAAAGCATTCAAAACTATCATCGAGAAAGCCGATCGTGACGACGACACTATTTTCCAAGCGCATGACATTGCGTTGAGCGAAAATATTCCGCTCTACACAAAACGTCTGCACTATCTTTCGATGTTAGCCAACGTAGCGACACTTCTTGGTCTATTGGGTACGATCCACGGTCTGATCCTTTCGTTCCAAGCGGTAGCAACAGCTGACCCGGCACAAAAACAAGCTTTGTTAGCACACGGTATCTCGGTATCGATGTATACAACAGCTTTGGGTCTTGCGGTGGCAATCCCAGCGATGGTGTTCTTCTCTTTCTTGACAGCCCGTCAAAACCAATTGATCGAGCAAATGTCAGAGAAGTGCTCTAAGCTGACTGAGCTACTTACAAGCGCTCACATCCCGAACCTGACTCGCCAAAACGTGTTCCCGGATCACGTTGCAGCACCGATGGCTACTCCTCCTAGCCCAGGCACAAAGGTTTCCTAA